The proteins below are encoded in one region of Oreochromis niloticus isolate F11D_XX linkage group LG6, O_niloticus_UMD_NMBU, whole genome shotgun sequence:
- the LOC102080130 gene encoding uncharacterized protein LOC102080130 gives MAGLCWLVMVPAFFLSPPNILAAVDQDWLTNIVAAVKNEYELGDSFSVALNIPQNQDPSSLQEILQNDPADRVRGALSQGQVYKGTRVVAATQSQALSHVLQNIQPFIKSSEGNVLVIYSENSPISNDKGITLNIGDITHNWSGYAFVFSNVADVPASDTSQLTQSFKHLEIAKLGLNNIYRCYEPGDDTFQCTSCSSGGDVTPECVANTALSNQEQGTDVETPKPGLGTGLFNDIGTGIETGIGNDIGSKIPPGSGRGKEGQMSKCKGNQRGSFKRRGGSQLRGGGRCKKGSKLRGGGRRKKGSKLRRGGRGKKGSKLRRGGRHRKGSKLRRGGRRRKGSKLRRGGRRRKGSKLRGGGQRRKGSKQGRKQGKGRRGSKSKRRKKSRRGGKRRHG, from the exons ATGGCTGGCCTCTGCTGGCTGGTGATGGTGCCAGCCTTCTTCCTGTCTCCTCCAAACATTTTGGCTGCTGTAGACCAGGACTGGCTCACGAACATTGTAGCAGCCGTCAAGAACGA GTATGAACTAGGTGATTCCTTCAGCGTGGCTTTGAACATCCCACAGAATCAAGATCCAAGCAGTCTCCAAGAAATCCTTCAGAATGACCCAGCAGACAGAGTTAGAGGAGCCCTTTCACAGGGCCAAGTGTACAAAGGCACCAGGGTGGTGGCAGCAACACAGTCACAGGCACTATCACATGTTCTTCAGAACATACAACCATTCATAAAAAGTAGTGAGGGTAACGTTCTCGTCATCtactctgaaaactctccaatTTCAAATGATAAAGGTATCACTTTGAACATTGGTGATATCACTCACAACTGGAGTGGTTATGcgtttgttttttctaatgtAGCTGATGTTCCTGCTTCAGACACGTCTCAGCTGACTCAATCATTTAAGCATCTTGAGATTGCCAAACTTGGGCTTAACAACATATATCGTTGTTATGAACCTGGAGATGATACTTTTCAGTGCACAAGTTGCTCCTCGGGGGGAGATGTTACACCCGAATGTGTTGCAAACACAGCCCTGTCAAATCAAGAACAAGGTACAGATGTAGAAACACCTAAACCAGGCCTTGGCACTGGTCTATTCAATGACATAGGCACTGGTATAGAGACTGGTATAGGCAATGACATAGGCAGTAAGATACCTCCAGGCTCAGGTAGGGGAAAAGAGGGTCAAATGAGCAAATGCAAAGGAAATCAAAGAGGAAGCTTCAAACGCAGGGGAGGCAGCCAGCTTAGAGGAGGAGGTCGATGTAAAAAAGGAAGCAAGCTTAGAGGAGGTGGCCGGCGTAAAAAAGGAAGCAAGCTTAGACGAGGAGGTAGAGGTAAAAAAGGAAGCAAGCTTAGACGAGGAGGTAGACATAGAAAAGGAAGCAAGCTTAGACGAGGAGGTAGACGTAGAAAAGGAAGCAAGCTTAGACGAGGAGGTAGACGTAGAAAAGGAAGCAAGCTTAGAGGAGGAGGCCAACGTAGAAAAGGAAGCAAGCAAGGCAGAAAACAGGGCAAAGGCAGAAGAGGAAGCAAAAGCAAAAGACGCAAGAAGAGTAGAAGAGGTGGCAAACGTAGACATGGTTAA